One Natrinema marinum genomic window carries:
- a CDS encoding CaiB/BaiF CoA transferase family protein has translation MFALDDITVVSLESGVSAPLCTRMLGDFGAEVIKVERPDVGDVNRHWDSVVYGDSSAHAWVDRNKLSVELNLKSEDGTAIFHELAAEADVIVQNYSPGVVERLGVGYDDIAESNEDVIYLNVSGYGRSGPYSDRKAYDMVMQGETGLILMNGSPDAPAKIPLSVCDINAATYGTIATLLALFHRERTGEGQELDVTMFGGMLSWLGYFPHKYWHNDEQPERIGMRHHLLTPYGPHETADDQYVNFAILSEAHWELLCEAVLERPDLLADERFADNESRVENRDTLEPLLEDLIAERPRDYWAERLAEAGIPWGDVNQLDEVLDHPQTEHLDLVKELETEDGPVPYVDNPIDTDALEFAAEPMPDLGEHTDEVLDALGYSSEEIDALRENDVV, from the coding sequence GTGTTCGCGCTCGACGATATCACGGTCGTGAGCCTCGAGAGCGGAGTCAGCGCGCCGCTGTGTACCCGCATGCTGGGTGACTTCGGCGCCGAGGTAATCAAGGTCGAGCGGCCGGACGTGGGCGACGTCAACCGCCACTGGGACTCGGTGGTGTACGGCGACTCGTCGGCCCACGCCTGGGTCGACCGGAACAAGCTGAGCGTCGAGTTGAACTTGAAAAGCGAGGACGGGACCGCGATCTTCCACGAACTCGCCGCGGAGGCCGACGTGATCGTCCAAAACTACTCGCCGGGCGTCGTCGAACGCCTCGGCGTGGGCTACGACGATATTGCCGAGAGCAACGAGGACGTCATTTACCTCAACGTCTCGGGCTACGGTCGGAGCGGGCCCTACAGCGATCGCAAGGCCTACGACATGGTCATGCAGGGCGAGACCGGCCTCATTCTGATGAACGGCTCGCCGGACGCCCCCGCGAAGATTCCCCTGAGCGTCTGTGACATCAACGCTGCGACCTACGGCACGATCGCCACGCTACTCGCGCTGTTCCACCGCGAGCGCACCGGCGAGGGGCAGGAACTCGACGTGACGATGTTCGGCGGGATGCTCTCGTGGCTCGGCTACTTCCCCCACAAGTACTGGCACAACGACGAGCAGCCGGAACGCATCGGGATGCGCCACCACCTGCTGACCCCCTACGGCCCTCACGAGACGGCCGACGACCAGTACGTCAACTTCGCCATCCTGAGCGAAGCCCACTGGGAACTGCTCTGCGAGGCCGTCCTCGAGCGCCCCGACCTGCTCGCGGACGAGCGCTTCGCGGACAACGAGAGCCGGGTTGAGAACCGCGACACGCTCGAGCCGCTGCTCGAGGACCTGATCGCCGAGCGGCCGCGTGACTACTGGGCCGAGCGGCTGGCCGAAGCGGGCATCCCGTGGGGCGACGTGAACCAGCTAGACGAAGTGCTCGACCACCCCCAGACCGAGCATCTCGACCTCGTGAAGGAACTCGAGACCGAGGACGGCCCGGTGCCGTACGTCGACAATCCGATCGACACCGACGCGCTCGAGTTCGCGGCCGAGCCGATGCCGGATCTCGGCGAACACACCGACGAGGTGCTCGACGCGCTCGGCTACTCGAGCGAGGAGATCGACGCGCTCCGGGAGAACGATGTGGTCTGA